In Eubalaena glacialis isolate mEubGla1 chromosome 4, mEubGla1.1.hap2.+ XY, whole genome shotgun sequence, one DNA window encodes the following:
- the LOC133090013 gene encoding small ribosomal subunit protein eS19-like, with protein sequence MPGVTVKDVNQQEFLRALAAFLKKSGKLKVPEWVDTVKLAKHKELAPYDANWFYTRAASTARHLYLRGGAGVGSMTKIYGGCQRNGVMPSHFSRGSKSVARRVLQALEGLKMVEKDQDGGRKLTPQGQRDLDRIAGQVAAANKKH encoded by the coding sequence ATGCCTGGAGTTACTGTAAAGGACGTGAACCAGCAGGAGTTCCTCAGAGCTCTGGCAGCCTTCCTCAAAAAGTCCGGAAAGCTTAAAGTCCCTGAATGGGTGGACACTGTCAAGCTGGCCAAGCATAAAGAGCTCGCTCCCTACGATGCGAATTGGTTCTACACACGAGCTGCTTCCACAGCACGGCACCTGTACCTCCGGGGCGGCGCTGGGGTTGGTTCCATGACCAAGATCTATGGGGGGTGTCAGAGAAATGGTGTCATGCCCAGCCACTTCAGCAGAGGCTCCAAGAGCGTGGCCCGTCGGGTCCTCCAAGCCCTGGAGGGGCTGAAAATGGTGGAAAAGGACCAAGATGGGGGCCGCAAACTAACACCTCAGGGACAGAGAGATCTGGACAGAATCGCTGGACAGGTGGCAGCTGCCAACAAGAAGCATTAG